A genomic region of Nostoc sp. UHCC 0702 contains the following coding sequences:
- a CDS encoding AAA-like domain-containing protein has translation MEAVEKILQDRPFGYIQRFVLHQSWLGKTYGEMANGSGYRSEYIKEVGSQLWHDLSEVLGQRVTKKNLHLVLGKYHQDITELNSYQPQDEFITEYRPEKVFLDSFSTNKMDFPNGPVPLDSPFYINRPPLEQLISNEIMQPGCLLRIKAPRKMGKSSLLNRMIAHAKKQGCQIVYLDFQEADADIFGSLDKFLRWFCVNVARQLNLLPSLDDFWDAEMGSKVSCKIYFEGYLLQYVENSPIVLALNEVNRIFEHPNIAQDFLPMLRFWHEQAKQDQTWQKLRIVVVHTTEIYIPLQLNQSPFNVGVTVSLPGFTLEQIQSLAQRYGLDWAADTEGAKRLASLQAMIGGHPYLVNLALYHLRQGKMTLEELLQTASTPTGIYSQHLRELLTLLQKEPQLMSAMQQVVVVNEAVELDAIAGYKLESMGLVQLDGNQARVSCELYRLYFHQQLVKQNSANGSGTLFAQKAQKYSPVNTTDTLRQFINLQYFKQYLEMEWPQWQTSAVPLSLIVCEIDYFQLYSETNGYLAANNNLLRIASTIRNCLKHHATLIAHYEQTKFAAILPQANTDVAIALAENIRERVKQLAIAHANSQLDPVPTPIFNVSLGIATVKPSYENSPSMLLAAAEEALVQSKRKE, from the coding sequence CTGGAAGCAGTAGAAAAAATTCTGCAAGATAGGCCTTTCGGATACATTCAGCGGTTTGTGCTTCACCAATCTTGGTTAGGCAAAACTTATGGTGAGATGGCGAATGGTTCGGGCTACCGTAGTGAATATATTAAGGAAGTTGGCTCTCAGTTGTGGCACGACTTGTCCGAAGTACTAGGACAGAGAGTCACCAAAAAGAACCTGCATTTAGTTTTGGGGAAATATCACCAAGACATTACAGAGCTAAATTCATATCAGCCTCAAGATGAATTTATAACAGAATATAGACCAGAAAAAGTTTTTCTAGACTCATTCTCAACTAACAAAATGGACTTTCCCAACGGCCCCGTGCCCCTGGATTCTCCTTTTTATATTAATCGTCCTCCCCTAGAACAACTAATTTCCAACGAGATTATGCAACCTGGTTGCTTACTGCGAATCAAAGCACCCAGGAAAATGGGGAAAAGTTCACTGCTCAACCGCATGATTGCTCACGCGAAAAAGCAAGGTTGTCAAATTGTCTATTTAGACTTTCAAGAAGCTGATGCAGATATTTTTGGATCGTTAGATAAATTTCTGCGGTGGTTCTGCGTCAATGTCGCCAGGCAGTTGAACCTTCTACCCAGTTTGGATGATTTTTGGGATGCGGAGATGGGCAGCAAGGTGAGCTGCAAAATCTACTTCGAGGGTTATTTACTGCAATACGTTGAAAATAGTCCCATAGTCTTGGCTTTGAATGAAGTCAATCGGATTTTTGAACATCCCAATATTGCTCAAGACTTCTTGCCAATGCTACGATTTTGGCACGAACAAGCAAAGCAGGATCAGACTTGGCAAAAACTGCGAATTGTGGTAGTTCACACAACAGAAATTTATATTCCCTTGCAATTAAACCAATCTCCATTCAATGTGGGAGTGACAGTTTCATTGCCTGGGTTCACCTTAGAACAAATACAGAGTTTGGCGCAACGCTACGGACTCGACTGGGCAGCAGACACAGAAGGAGCGAAACGTCTAGCATCCTTGCAAGCAATGATTGGAGGGCATCCCTATCTAGTGAACTTGGCACTTTATCATCTGCGTCAAGGGAAAATGACGCTGGAAGAGTTATTACAAACAGCATCCACACCAACAGGAATCTACAGTCAGCATCTGCGAGAACTATTGACGCTACTGCAAAAAGAACCACAATTAATGTCAGCGATGCAGCAGGTGGTGGTGGTTAATGAAGCAGTAGAACTAGATGCGATCGCTGGCTATAAGCTTGAAAGTATGGGTTTAGTGCAACTAGATGGCAATCAAGCCCGCGTCAGCTGCGAGTTATATCGCCTTTATTTTCATCAACAACTGGTAAAACAAAATAGTGCTAACGGTTCCGGTACTTTGTTTGCACAAAAAGCACAAAAATACTCGCCTGTAAATACAACTGATACACTACGTCAGTTCATCAATTTACAATACTTCAAACAATATCTAGAAATGGAGTGGCCGCAATGGCAAACATCGGCTGTACCCCTATCTCTAATTGTCTGTGAAATTGACTATTTTCAACTATACAGTGAAACTAATGGGTATTTAGCTGCCAATAATAACTTGCTGCGCATTGCCAGTACTATCCGCAACTGCCTGAAACATCATGCTACTCTCATAGCACACTATGAACAGACAAAGTTTGCTGCTATCTTGCCACAAGCAAACACTGATGTTGCTATTGCACTTGCAGAAAATATTCGCGAGAGGGTAAAACAATTAGCGATCGCTCACGCTAATTCTCAACTTGATCCAGTTCCCACTCCCATTTTCAATGTGAGTTTAGGAATTGCCACTGTAAAACCTAGTTATGAAAACTCTCCGAGTATGTTGCTTGCTGCTGCTGAAGAAGCACTCGTGCAATCTAAGAGAAAAGAGTAG